From one Prochlorococcus marinus str. MIT 0912 genomic stretch:
- a CDS encoding DUF2949 domain-containing protein, with the protein MTITKNSINPASDELCNFIIHKLKISERALELGVKRCTYENSPLPIVMWSYGLITLSQLNTILLWLKDN; encoded by the coding sequence ATGACTATTACAAAAAATTCAATTAATCCAGCTTCCGATGAATTATGCAACTTTATTATTCACAAACTTAAAATAAGTGAGCGAGCGTTAGAATTAGGAGTTAAAAGATGTACCTATGAAAATTCTCCATTACCTATTGTCATGTGGAGTTATGGTTTAATAACTCTTTCTCAACTAAATACAATACTTTTGTGGCTAAAAGATAATTAA
- a CDS encoding FAD-dependent monooxygenase — MNIAIIGSGLTGSLAAISLAKAGFRVDLYERLSDEDLINRDRTYAITHSSRKILEKLGIWSTLVSNLVPFQYLNVIDYELNKKFQFIVNDLHLLDQKYSAVGWIAEHKNIMISILEFISDNENINKIPTSVIPNTNNYDIIIAADGSNSNTKKKLKTPSFNFKYDQMCITAKVLLRGIKSNEAFEILNSEGPFAVLPLGGDLFQIICSQSILKGNYNISLPKSLFLDYLSTILPNGIEPDTIIDSPVSFPINFVFNYSFFSGKYIYLGETAHKLHPVGGQGLNLCWRDVDSLTKLMSIPILKNNHSIIPLIYSFSRLLDVLLISILTDSLVRYSRSNYNIFLLPRKFIFFVLKKSSIIRKFILNLMTNGI, encoded by the coding sequence ATGAATATAGCAATTATTGGCTCTGGATTAACTGGATCATTAGCAGCAATATCATTAGCAAAAGCTGGTTTTAGAGTTGATCTATATGAAAGATTATCTGACGAAGATCTAATCAATAGAGATCGAACATATGCTATCACTCATTCGTCTAGGAAGATATTAGAAAAACTTGGTATATGGTCTACTTTAGTATCTAATTTGGTTCCATTTCAATATTTAAATGTAATAGATTATGAATTAAATAAAAAGTTTCAATTTATAGTTAATGATTTACATTTATTAGATCAAAAATATTCGGCAGTAGGTTGGATAGCTGAGCATAAAAATATAATGATTTCCATTTTGGAATTCATTTCAGATAATGAAAATATCAATAAAATTCCTACTTCTGTTATACCCAATACAAATAATTATGACATTATCATTGCTGCGGATGGATCCAATTCAAATACAAAGAAGAAACTTAAAACTCCCTCATTCAATTTTAAATATGACCAAATGTGTATAACCGCTAAGGTATTATTAAGAGGTATTAAATCAAACGAAGCTTTTGAAATTTTAAACTCAGAGGGCCCATTTGCTGTATTACCTCTAGGTGGAGATTTGTTTCAAATTATTTGTAGTCAATCTATTTTAAAAGGTAATTATAATATTAGCTTGCCAAAGTCATTGTTTTTAGATTATTTATCTACAATTCTTCCAAATGGTATTGAACCCGATACTATAATCGATTCTCCTGTTTCTTTCCCCATAAATTTTGTATTCAATTATTCATTTTTTTCTGGAAAATATATTTATTTAGGCGAAACGGCACACAAATTGCATCCTGTCGGTGGGCAAGGGTTAAATCTATGTTGGAGAGATGTTGATAGTCTTACAAAATTAATGTCAATACCAATTCTTAAAAATAATCATTCTATTATTCCTCTTATATATTCATTTTCTAGATTACTTGATGTTTTATTAATATCTATATTAACTGACTCTTTAGTAAGATATTCTAGAAGTAATTATAATATTTTTTTATTACCTAGAAAATTTATTTTCTTTGTTCTAAAAAAATCATCCATTATTAGAAAATTTATTCTAAATTTAATGACTAATGGAATTTAG
- the dapB gene encoding 4-hydroxy-tetrahydrodipicolinate reductase — protein sequence MSSSNQSIPVLVAGALGRMGSEVIKAINSSNDYQLVGAIDTEKEKEGQDIGLLLGLGPLEVYLSSDFEGTICAASQNFNQNGTNNGAVLVDFTHPNVAYKHTRTSIAYGVHPVIGTTGITSDQLEDLSKFAEKASLGSAIIPNFSVGMVLLQQAAAAAARFYEFAELTEMHHNKKADAPSGTCIKTAEIIEEQRAAFNKSLVHEEESIEGSRGGSRPSGLKLHSVRLPGLVAQQQVMFGSNGETYELTHNTIDRSAYMPGVLLVVKKIRSLNQLVYGLEKIL from the coding sequence ATGAGTTCTTCTAATCAATCAATACCTGTTTTAGTCGCAGGCGCATTAGGGAGAATGGGATCTGAGGTTATTAAAGCAATTAATTCATCTAATGATTATCAACTTGTTGGAGCAATTGATACTGAGAAGGAAAAAGAAGGTCAAGACATAGGTTTATTATTAGGTTTAGGGCCACTAGAGGTATATCTTTCAAGCGATTTCGAAGGAACTATATGCGCTGCAAGTCAAAATTTCAACCAAAATGGAACAAATAATGGTGCTGTTTTAGTTGATTTTACTCATCCAAATGTTGCTTACAAACATACACGTACATCAATCGCATACGGAGTTCATCCTGTAATTGGTACTACAGGAATAACTTCAGATCAATTAGAAGATCTTTCCAAATTTGCTGAAAAGGCTTCTCTTGGTTCAGCAATTATTCCAAACTTTTCAGTAGGTATGGTTTTACTGCAACAAGCCGCTGCTGCGGCAGCTCGTTTTTATGAGTTCGCTGAATTAACTGAAATGCATCACAACAAAAAAGCTGATGCCCCAAGTGGAACGTGTATAAAAACAGCTGAAATAATAGAGGAACAGCGCGCAGCCTTTAATAAATCTCTAGTCCATGAAGAAGAATCTATAGAAGGTTCTCGTGGTGGATCTCGTCCTAGTGGTTTAAAGCTTCATTCGGTAAGATTGCCCGGACTTGTTGCTCAACAACAAGTCATGTTTGGTTCAAATGGCGAGACCTATGAGTTAACCCATAACACTATTGATCGTTCAGCTTATATGCCTGGAGTTTTATTAGTGGTAAAAAAAATTAGATCCCTCAATCAATTGGTTTATGGACTTGAGAAAATCCTATAG
- a CDS encoding adenine phosphoribosyltransferase, translated as MEHLKKYINEIKDFPKEGIVFKDINPIYKEPMIWNELMIPLQKLISNIKPDYIAGIESRGFISASALAFKLDVGFIPIRKPNKLPGNVVGVNYKLEYGEDRLEIQQNSIEKNSKIIIIDDLLATGGTASAAGDLIREAGGNLIGYAFLVELTELQGRKRLDTNLLVESLIKY; from the coding sequence ATGGAACACTTAAAAAAATATATAAATGAAATAAAAGACTTTCCAAAAGAAGGAATAGTCTTCAAAGACATCAACCCAATATATAAAGAGCCTATGATATGGAATGAATTAATGATTCCGCTACAAAAGCTAATATCCAATATAAAACCAGATTACATAGCTGGGATAGAATCCAGGGGATTTATTTCTGCTTCTGCTCTGGCATTTAAACTAGATGTTGGTTTTATACCTATTAGAAAGCCTAATAAATTACCAGGAAATGTTGTTGGTGTTAATTATAAGCTTGAATATGGTGAAGACAGATTAGAGATACAGCAGAATTCAATTGAAAAAAATAGTAAAATAATAATAATAGATGACTTGCTTGCAACAGGAGGAACGGCTTCTGCTGCAGGCGATTTGATCAGAGAGGCAGGCGGAAATTTAATTGGATATGCTTTCTTAGTAGAGCTTACTGAACTTCAGGGGAGAAAAAGATTAGATACTAATTTGCTTGTAGAAAGTCTGATAAAGTATTAA
- a CDS encoding DUF3038 domain-containing protein: MKESNLVATQNENVNMSSKYQLSTSDKSFANCQIASDTPRKLDFLILVIETLQINATDSLLLKAKDIGLSDDFSSRVQFWKMRCTNPLRNTHTFETLTSKQIDSLVDLISCMAENLYPLIRQLLSSKESKTLNQERWYLFTTRLKSLIRERMNIKRSYISSLLIEDSHELFRELLVILSLSCGKAGANRLKASLYHQQ; this comes from the coding sequence ATGAAAGAATCCAACTTAGTTGCTACGCAGAATGAAAATGTCAATATGAGCTCAAAATATCAACTCTCAACTTCCGACAAATCTTTTGCTAATTGCCAAATCGCTTCTGATACCCCTAGGAAACTTGACTTTTTGATATTAGTTATTGAAACTCTTCAAATCAACGCAACCGATTCCTTATTATTGAAGGCTAAAGATATTGGTTTATCAGATGATTTCTCTAGTAGAGTCCAATTTTGGAAAATGAGATGTACAAATCCTCTGAGGAATACTCATACGTTTGAAACTCTAACTTCTAAGCAGATCGATTCACTCGTTGATCTTATTTCTTGCATGGCAGAAAATCTCTATCCACTTATTCGGCAATTACTTTCGTCAAAAGAATCAAAGACACTTAATCAAGAACGCTGGTATTTATTTACTACACGTCTTAAGTCACTTATTCGTGAGAGGATGAATATTAAACGTAGTTATATTTCTTCTTTATTAATTGAAGATAGTCATGAGCTTTTTAGAGAATTATTAGTCATACTCTCTCTATCCTGTGGAAAAGCCGGAGCTAATCGTTTAAAGGCATCTTTATATCACCAGCAATAG